One segment of Roseisolibacter agri DNA contains the following:
- a CDS encoding LON peptidase substrate-binding domain-containing protein, which yields MTSSARLPLFPLPLVLFPGATLPLHVFEPRYRALLADCERGDGRFGIVLSAGSEPPRAGAVGCVAELRDVVTLPDGRSNILVEGAERFAVARLVESETAYLVAEVRPWTDEPEPDAHDTLRTLDAGTREAFQRVARAARAIADDGDPIPDLPSDPAALSFAIAAAVELELGTRQRLLSSRSAVARLREVHEMLTRALPGVEMRAQVHVGARRNGHGPYAPPDAPPSA from the coding sequence GTGACGTCGTCTGCCCGCCTGCCGCTCTTCCCGCTGCCGCTCGTGCTGTTCCCCGGTGCGACGCTGCCGTTGCACGTCTTCGAGCCGCGCTACCGCGCGCTGCTCGCGGACTGCGAGCGTGGGGACGGGCGCTTCGGCATCGTGTTGAGCGCGGGGAGCGAGCCGCCGCGCGCCGGGGCCGTGGGCTGCGTGGCCGAGCTGCGCGACGTCGTGACGCTGCCCGACGGACGCTCCAACATCCTCGTCGAGGGCGCCGAGCGCTTCGCCGTCGCGCGACTGGTGGAGTCGGAGACCGCGTACCTGGTGGCCGAGGTGCGTCCGTGGACCGACGAGCCGGAGCCCGACGCGCACGACACGCTGCGCACGTTGGACGCGGGGACGCGCGAGGCGTTCCAGCGCGTGGCGCGCGCCGCGCGCGCGATCGCCGACGACGGCGACCCGATCCCCGACCTGCCGTCCGATCCGGCCGCGCTGTCGTTCGCGATCGCGGCGGCCGTGGAGCTGGAGCTGGGCACGCGCCAGCGGCTGCTGTCGTCGCGGTCCGCGGTGGCGCGGCTGCGCGAGGTGCACGAGATGCTGACGCGCGCGCTGCCGGGCGTGGAGATGCGCGCGCAGGTGCACGTGGGCGCTCGGCGCAACGGGCACGGGCCGTACGCGCCGCCCGACGCTCCGCCGTCGGCCTGA
- a CDS encoding response regulator, producing the protein MHDPSEPRPTAPAATPSDAARPRALLVDDEPVIRQALRRFFVRMGWDVDEAEDGTEALRHLLGDDDGAPTREYAVIISDLRMPGISGIELHARLAAARPELLDRLILSTGDSVSSEAADFLRHSSCPVLNKPFELAELRAMLARVHAPG; encoded by the coding sequence ATGCACGATCCGTCCGAACCCCGCCCCACGGCGCCCGCCGCGACTCCGAGCGACGCCGCGCGCCCCCGCGCGCTGCTGGTGGACGACGAGCCGGTGATCCGCCAGGCGCTGCGCCGCTTCTTCGTGCGCATGGGGTGGGACGTCGACGAGGCCGAGGACGGGACCGAGGCGCTGCGCCACCTGCTGGGCGACGACGACGGGGCGCCGACGCGCGAGTACGCGGTGATCATCTCGGACCTGCGCATGCCCGGCATCTCCGGCATCGAGCTGCACGCGCGGCTCGCGGCCGCGCGGCCCGAGCTGCTCGACCGGCTGATCCTCTCGACGGGCGACTCGGTGTCGTCGGAGGCCGCGGACTTCCTGCGCCACTCGAGCTGCCCGGTGCTGAACAAGCCGTTCGAGCTGGCCGAGCTGCGCGCGATGCTCGCGCGCGTGCACGCACCGGGCTGA
- the aroB gene encoding 3-dehydroquinate synthase has protein sequence MSDGGPGAPAAPGRHVPPRAGLSDAAEGRLPYPVWIGEGALDGLGAIVAAHAPAHRLVLITDTTVAGLHADRVRATLAPIGEPLVLQVPPGESEKTRGRWAELTDAMLAAGCARDTTVIALGGGVVGDLAGFVAATFMRGVPVVQVPTTLLAMVDASVGGKTAVDTPAGKNLVGAFHPPAAVVIDSAVLVTLPGADLLAGAAESVKHGVIADTAYFHAVAELLPSLSRWRPASTDGRDRPAWLASLTGVVARSVAIKASVVAHDEREGGMRKILNFGHTLGHALESESGFALRHGEAVAAGMALEARLAERLGLAEPGTATTVAAALDRVGLPSGRPTALDPEAVLAATRGDKKSRAGVVEYALPRRIGAMEPAGGRWAVPVPDALVREVLAPAWHAERRA, from the coding sequence GTGAGCGACGGCGGTCCGGGCGCCCCCGCGGCCCCCGGCCGGCACGTCCCGCCCCGAGCCGGCCTCTCCGACGCCGCGGAGGGGCGCCTCCCCTACCCGGTCTGGATCGGCGAGGGGGCCCTGGATGGCCTGGGCGCCATCGTCGCGGCGCACGCGCCGGCCCACCGGCTGGTCCTGATCACCGACACGACGGTCGCGGGGCTGCACGCCGACCGGGTCCGGGCCACGCTGGCGCCGATCGGCGAGCCGCTCGTGCTGCAGGTGCCGCCCGGCGAGTCCGAGAAGACGCGCGGGCGGTGGGCGGAGCTGACTGACGCGATGCTGGCCGCCGGCTGTGCACGGGACACGACAGTGATCGCCCTCGGGGGCGGCGTCGTGGGCGACCTGGCCGGCTTCGTGGCCGCGACCTTCATGCGGGGCGTGCCGGTCGTCCAGGTGCCGACCACCCTGCTGGCGATGGTGGACGCGTCCGTCGGCGGGAAGACGGCCGTGGACACGCCGGCCGGGAAGAACCTCGTCGGGGCCTTCCATCCCCCGGCGGCCGTCGTCATCGACTCGGCCGTGCTCGTCACCCTCCCGGGCGCCGACCTGCTGGCCGGAGCGGCCGAGTCCGTCAAGCATGGTGTGATCGCGGACACGGCGTACTTTCACGCCGTCGCCGAGCTTCTGCCGAGCCTGTCACGCTGGCGGCCGGCGTCCACTGATGGACGTGACCGACCGGCGTGGCTGGCGTCCCTCACTGGGGTGGTCGCGCGCAGCGTGGCCATCAAGGCGTCCGTGGTCGCGCACGACGAGCGGGAGGGCGGCATGCGCAAGATCCTGAACTTCGGGCACACCCTCGGGCACGCGCTCGAGTCCGAGAGCGGCTTCGCCCTGCGGCACGGTGAGGCGGTCGCGGCCGGCATGGCGCTCGAGGCGCGACTCGCCGAACGGCTGGGGCTGGCCGAGCCGGGCACCGCGACCACGGTGGCGGCGGCGCTCGACCGGGTGGGGCTCCCCAGCGGACGCCCGACCGCCCTCGACCCGGAGGCCGTGCTGGCGGCGACCCGCGGCGACAAGAAGTCGCGCGCCGGCGTCGTCGAGTACGCGCTGCCCAGGCGCATCGGGGCGATGGAGCCCGCGGGCGGCCGGTGGGCGGTGCCCGTGCCGGACGCGCTCGTGCGCGAGGTGCTGGCGCCGGCGTGGCACGCGGAGCGTCGCGCGTGA
- a CDS encoding HAD-IA family hydrolase, whose protein sequence is MLQAALFELEGVLVDTHAARREALRRALADDGVTLAPAQYDAWCAGLSPDAAAVVAAARLAPTSEAARALDDTAVELVARRAERAFAAQLAAGATLAPGAREALDALAGALRLGLVTRARRREVDGVLALAGLEAHFACVVTADDVRAPRPAADGHRLALARLAARGGAAPAATVAFEDDALGVAAARAAGLRTVRVASSAHRASDDDERGASPDARLTTLAGLTPGSLAALLDLAPVPT, encoded by the coding sequence ATGCTGCAGGCGGCGCTGTTCGAGCTCGAGGGCGTGCTGGTCGACACGCACGCCGCGCGGCGGGAGGCGCTGCGGCGCGCGCTCGCGGACGACGGCGTGACGCTCGCGCCGGCGCAGTACGACGCGTGGTGCGCGGGCCTCTCGCCCGACGCGGCGGCGGTGGTGGCCGCTGCGCGGCTGGCGCCGACGTCGGAGGCCGCGCGTGCGCTCGACGACACCGCGGTCGAGCTGGTCGCGCGGCGCGCGGAGCGGGCGTTCGCGGCGCAGCTGGCCGCGGGCGCGACGCTGGCGCCCGGTGCGCGCGAGGCGCTGGACGCGCTCGCCGGCGCGCTGCGCCTCGGTCTCGTCACGCGCGCGCGACGCCGCGAGGTGGACGGGGTGCTCGCCCTCGCCGGGCTCGAGGCGCACTTTGCGTGCGTCGTGACCGCGGACGACGTGCGGGCGCCGCGGCCGGCGGCGGACGGGCACCGACTGGCGCTGGCGCGGCTGGCCGCGCGCGGCGGCGCGGCGCCAGCCGCGACGGTCGCGTTCGAGGACGACGCGCTCGGCGTCGCGGCCGCACGCGCCGCCGGCCTGCGGACGGTCCGCGTGGCATCATCCGCGCACCGCGCGTCGGACGACGACGAGCGCGGCGCCTCGCCGGACGCCCGGCTCACGACGCTCGCCGGCCTCACCCCGGGCTCGCTCGCGGCCCTTCTCGATCTCGCTCCCGTTCCGACATGA
- a CDS encoding 3D domain-containing protein yields MSRPAAAPVPDRRRARAGRRRPTLAGALAWIAVAGLAALAQLGEGLRGSDEEAETLATGLAVDSAATDSTESDTERHAPVLVVGDWLHHPVHVKAVAPPVVAVRKAAARPGARELPKPFAALKLASSGLIMPRLALPRVLSPRLPALRSLLTRARPGEAVHVRLSAYCLRGRTRRGTVVRPGIIAADPRVFPLARHVELYAAGRYLGRFKVEDTGSAIKGTRIDIWTPDCGDAVRFGMRDGIAQLVGAGD; encoded by the coding sequence GTGAGTCGTCCGGCCGCCGCGCCGGTCCCCGACCGCCGCCGGGCGCGCGCCGGACGTCGCCGGCCGACGCTGGCCGGAGCGCTGGCGTGGATCGCCGTCGCCGGGCTGGCCGCGCTGGCGCAGCTGGGCGAGGGGCTGCGCGGGTCGGACGAGGAGGCGGAGACGCTGGCCACCGGGCTCGCGGTGGACTCCGCGGCGACCGACTCGACCGAGAGCGACACCGAGCGGCACGCGCCGGTGCTGGTCGTCGGCGACTGGCTGCACCACCCCGTGCACGTGAAGGCCGTCGCGCCCCCGGTGGTCGCCGTGAGGAAGGCCGCCGCCAGGCCCGGTGCCCGCGAGCTGCCCAAGCCGTTCGCCGCGCTCAAGCTGGCGTCGTCGGGGCTGATCATGCCGCGCCTGGCGCTGCCGCGGGTGCTCAGCCCGCGCCTCCCCGCGCTCCGGTCGCTGCTGACCCGGGCGCGGCCGGGCGAGGCGGTGCACGTGCGCCTGTCCGCCTACTGCCTGCGCGGCCGCACCCGGCGTGGGACGGTCGTCCGTCCCGGGATCATCGCCGCCGATCCGCGCGTCTTCCCGCTCGCCCGGCACGTCGAGCTGTACGCGGCGGGGCGCTACCTGGGCCGGTTCAAGGTCGAGGACACCGGGTCGGCCATCAAGGGCACGCGGATCGACATCTGGACGCCCGACTGCGGGGACGCGGTGCGGTTCGGGATGCGGGACGGGATCGCGCAGCTGGTGGGCGCGGGGGACTGA
- a CDS encoding (Fe-S)-binding protein → MSSTALPVAAPCALPGTPLADVRSGIDACVHCGFCLQACPTYVNLQDENDSPRGRILLMREVLEGTLPVDDPDVQTHIDRCLGCRACETACPSGVPYGQMLEAMRATLAEGRPRPLVARVILGTFARRWLLALVLFGARVLRATRIPGLLARVVRGRLGFAMAMLASTRRAVPTRGWRAAGDGARGPAVLLEGCVMRGLYAHTHAATRRTLAHNGYRMTAARRQGCCGALHAHAGDLEGARALARTNIAAFERAPDATIVTNSAGCGAMLKEYGHLLADDPAWAERAHAVAQRARDVSELLAAAGPRPARGRVRDGAAPVRVTYDAPCHLLHAQRLADPPLAVLRAVGGVELVPLAEADQCCGSAGIYNLIEPETSDAVLAPKLQHVAETGAALVASGNPGCLMQLGAGLARSGLAARVVHPVELLDAAYASAPR, encoded by the coding sequence ATGAGCTCCACCGCCCTTCCCGTCGCCGCGCCGTGCGCGCTCCCCGGCACGCCGCTCGCCGACGTCCGATCGGGGATCGACGCGTGCGTGCACTGCGGCTTCTGCCTGCAGGCGTGCCCCACGTACGTGAACCTGCAGGACGAGAACGACTCGCCGCGCGGCCGCATCCTGCTGATGCGCGAGGTGCTCGAGGGGACGCTGCCCGTCGACGACCCCGACGTGCAGACGCACATCGACCGCTGCCTGGGCTGCCGCGCGTGCGAGACCGCATGTCCGTCGGGCGTGCCGTACGGCCAGATGCTGGAGGCGATGCGCGCGACGCTGGCCGAGGGGCGCCCGCGCCCGCTCGTGGCGCGCGTGATCCTCGGCACCTTCGCGCGCCGGTGGCTGCTGGCGCTCGTGCTCTTCGGCGCGCGCGTGCTGCGCGCGACCCGCATCCCGGGCCTGCTCGCGCGCGTGGTGCGCGGGCGCCTGGGCTTCGCGATGGCGATGCTCGCCTCGACGCGCCGCGCTGTGCCGACGCGCGGCTGGCGCGCCGCGGGCGACGGCGCGCGCGGGCCGGCCGTGCTGCTGGAGGGCTGCGTGATGCGCGGCCTCTACGCGCACACGCACGCCGCCACGCGCCGCACGCTCGCGCACAACGGCTACCGCATGACGGCGGCGCGCAGGCAGGGGTGCTGCGGCGCGCTGCACGCGCACGCGGGCGACCTCGAAGGCGCGCGGGCGCTCGCGCGCACCAACATCGCCGCGTTCGAGCGCGCGCCGGACGCCACGATCGTCACCAACTCCGCGGGCTGCGGCGCGATGCTCAAGGAGTACGGGCACCTGCTGGCCGACGATCCCGCGTGGGCCGAGCGTGCGCACGCCGTCGCGCAGCGGGCGCGTGACGTGAGCGAGCTGCTGGCGGCGGCCGGCCCGCGCCCCGCACGGGGCCGCGTGCGTGACGGCGCCGCGCCGGTGCGCGTGACCTACGACGCCCCCTGCCATCTGCTGCACGCGCAGCGCCTCGCGGACCCGCCGCTGGCGGTGCTGCGCGCGGTGGGCGGCGTGGAGCTAGTGCCGCTGGCCGAGGCGGACCAGTGCTGCGGCAGCGCGGGGATCTACAACCTGATCGAGCCCGAGACGTCGGACGCGGTGCTCGCGCCCAAGCTGCAGCACGTCGCGGAGACGGGCGCCGCGCTGGTGGCGAGCGGCAATCCGGGGTGCCTGATGCAGCTGGGCGCGGGGCTCGCGCGCAGCGGGTTGGCCGCGCGCGTGGTCCATCCGGTGGAGCTGCTGGACGCCGCGTACGCGTCGGCGCCGCGCTAG
- a CDS encoding OmpA family protein: MKTRLVVTAGMLAALALPSLASAQLPTGIRQRAIEIGAIGRYTIFPDETQTDNVIAGGGRLGYYIWNNLAVEGEVSFGVTKPTINPFPNRTDLDDVSHTLWDVRLLYNTPQRGRTSFHIGAGYGYDGFARERVNGVGPRGHGPTGLLGLRLFVTPRVTIRGDVGGLYVIDDKEPRDEANEIDNEERTPRFEPSIRLGLGILFRNQPTTSVVTQTIARVDTVRVVTPPDTIYRDRIAAATQPGANAATSTSTASSATVVIGVVNFDFDRAEISSDARRILDDIAASMSRPEATQLKLILTGNTDAIGGESYNNRLSERRAEAVRAYLVSKGISESRMTPRAAGEGNPVASNSNPEGRATNRRTLIELDNSGR, encoded by the coding sequence ATGAAGACACGTCTGGTTGTCACTGCCGGCATGCTCGCCGCCCTGGCGCTGCCGTCGCTCGCGTCGGCCCAGCTGCCCACGGGCATCCGGCAGCGCGCCATCGAGATCGGCGCCATCGGCCGTTACACGATCTTCCCCGACGAGACGCAGACGGACAACGTGATCGCCGGCGGCGGCCGCCTCGGCTACTACATCTGGAACAACCTGGCCGTCGAGGGCGAGGTGTCGTTCGGCGTCACCAAGCCGACGATCAACCCGTTCCCGAACCGCACGGACCTCGACGACGTCTCGCACACGCTGTGGGACGTGCGCCTGCTCTACAACACGCCGCAGCGCGGCCGCACGAGCTTCCACATCGGCGCCGGCTACGGCTACGACGGCTTCGCGCGCGAGCGCGTGAACGGCGTCGGCCCGCGCGGCCACGGCCCGACCGGCCTGCTCGGCCTGCGCCTCTTCGTCACGCCGCGCGTCACGATCCGCGGCGACGTCGGCGGCCTGTACGTGATCGACGACAAGGAGCCGCGCGACGAGGCGAACGAGATCGACAACGAGGAGCGCACGCCGCGCTTCGAGCCGAGCATCCGCCTCGGCCTCGGCATCCTGTTCCGCAACCAGCCGACGACGTCGGTCGTGACGCAGACGATCGCGCGCGTCGACACGGTCCGCGTCGTCACGCCGCCCGACACGATCTACCGCGACCGCATCGCCGCGGCGACGCAGCCGGGCGCCAACGCGGCGACCAGCACGTCGACGGCGAGCAGCGCGACGGTCGTCATCGGCGTCGTGAACTTCGACTTCGACCGCGCCGAGATCTCGAGCGACGCGCGCCGCATCCTGGACGACATCGCGGCGTCGATGTCGCGCCCCGAGGCGACGCAGCTGAAGCTGATCCTGACGGGCAACACGGACGCGATCGGCGGCGAGAGCTACAACAACCGCCTCTCCGAGCGCCGCGCCGAGGCCGTGCGCGCGTACCTGGTGAGCAAGGGGATCTCCGAGAGCCGCATGACGCCGCGCGCCGCGGGCGAGGGCAACCCGGTGGCCTCGAACAGCAACCCCGAGGGCCGCGCGACGAACCGTCGCACGCTCATCGAGCTGGACAACAGCGGCCGCTGA
- a CDS encoding FAD-binding oxidoreductase yields MTTAATAPETLPLFGAPRDEPETAALVREAASRGTRLRLVGGGTWAGGGRPVRADATLRLSALHGIVDYVPGDLTLTARAGTPLSEIARVTAAERQLLALDPFGDAAGTIGATVATASVGPLAHAFGGPRDNVLGLAFVTGTGDVVRAGGRVVKNVAGFDLVRLLTGAWGTLGALTEVSVRLRALPEVDATVAVALPSVRELDAWLARLRAASLAAWALELVNAPLATQLDAGDRALLLARLAGNASAVDAQRATLATLGDLRELPPDVWARLRGCEPADAIVARISARPSRLAALCAELFAPAARAFGLMAHASVTRGVVRFVLPGADGFGMPRASAPATDAPPVRRVLERAPAALWPMLAADWSAPRATDALSRRVRAAFDPHGLLNPGAMDAPDAGPAASS; encoded by the coding sequence GTGACGACCGCCGCGACGGCGCCGGAGACGCTGCCCCTCTTCGGCGCGCCGCGCGACGAGCCCGAGACGGCGGCGCTGGTGCGCGAGGCGGCGTCGCGCGGCACGCGCCTGCGACTCGTGGGCGGCGGCACGTGGGCGGGCGGCGGTCGGCCGGTGCGCGCGGACGCGACGCTGCGGCTGTCGGCGCTGCACGGCATCGTCGATTACGTGCCGGGCGACCTCACGCTCACCGCGCGCGCGGGCACGCCGCTGTCCGAGATCGCGCGCGTGACGGCGGCGGAGCGCCAGCTCCTCGCGCTCGATCCGTTCGGCGACGCGGCGGGCACCATCGGCGCGACGGTCGCCACGGCATCGGTCGGGCCGCTCGCGCACGCGTTCGGCGGGCCGCGCGACAACGTGCTGGGGCTCGCGTTCGTCACCGGCACGGGCGACGTCGTGCGCGCGGGCGGTCGCGTGGTGAAGAACGTCGCCGGCTTCGACCTCGTGCGGCTGCTCACGGGCGCGTGGGGCACGCTCGGCGCGCTCACGGAGGTCAGCGTGCGGCTGCGCGCGCTCCCCGAGGTGGACGCGACGGTCGCCGTCGCGCTGCCGTCCGTGCGCGAGCTGGATGCGTGGCTGGCGCGCCTGCGCGCCGCGTCGCTCGCCGCGTGGGCGCTGGAGCTGGTGAACGCGCCGCTGGCCACGCAGCTGGACGCGGGCGACCGCGCGCTGCTGCTGGCACGGCTGGCCGGCAACGCCTCCGCCGTCGACGCGCAGCGCGCGACGCTCGCCACGCTCGGCGATCTCCGCGAGCTGCCGCCCGACGTGTGGGCACGGCTGCGCGGCTGCGAGCCCGCGGATGCGATCGTCGCGCGGATCTCCGCGCGGCCGTCGCGCCTCGCCGCGCTGTGCGCGGAGCTGTTCGCGCCCGCCGCGCGCGCGTTCGGGCTGATGGCGCATGCCAGCGTCACGCGCGGCGTCGTGCGCTTCGTGCTGCCGGGCGCGGACGGCTTCGGCATGCCGCGCGCGTCGGCACCCGCCACGGATGCGCCGCCCGTGCGCCGCGTGCTGGAGCGCGCCCCCGCCGCGCTCTGGCCCATGCTCGCGGCCGACTGGAGCGCGCCACGCGCCACCGACGCGCTGTCACGCCGCGTACGCGCCGCGTTCGACCCGCACGGCCTTCTCAACCCCGGCGCGATGGACGCGCCGGACGCCGGTCCCGCCGCATCATCATGA
- a CDS encoding sigma-70 family RNA polymerase sigma factor, with protein sequence MQRATEGRSTKQFFRASPSSAFDQYLHDIQRLPLIEDPEEERRLARLAQKGDQVAAERLVTANLRFVISYVKKYQGHGLELSELVAIGNEGLLKAVRKFDPDQGVKFISYAVWWVRQAVLKALAEQTRSVRIPLNQNSALIRMSRAETILAQVLRRDPTDEELAKLIEEEPEVVRSARQLSTIEVSLDAPVDRSDRDASTLGERFADEASEDIEDATHQKLMRESLHSALAQHLTPRERKILALYYGLEEGAEEMTLERIGALMGVTRERIRQIRERAFAKLRESADGTALAGFWHAA encoded by the coding sequence ATGCAGCGAGCGACAGAGGGTCGGTCCACCAAGCAGTTCTTCCGTGCCTCCCCCTCCAGCGCCTTCGACCAGTACCTCCACGACATCCAGCGCCTCCCCCTCATCGAGGACCCGGAAGAGGAGCGCCGCCTCGCCCGCCTGGCCCAGAAGGGCGACCAGGTGGCGGCCGAGCGGCTGGTGACGGCCAACCTGCGGTTCGTCATCTCGTACGTGAAGAAGTACCAGGGCCACGGGCTCGAGCTGAGCGAGCTGGTGGCGATCGGGAACGAGGGGCTGCTCAAGGCGGTCCGGAAGTTCGATCCCGACCAGGGGGTGAAGTTCATCTCCTACGCGGTGTGGTGGGTCCGCCAGGCGGTCCTCAAGGCGCTGGCCGAGCAGACGCGCTCCGTGCGCATCCCGCTCAACCAGAACTCCGCGCTCATCCGCATGAGCCGCGCGGAGACGATCCTTGCCCAGGTCCTCCGGCGCGACCCGACCGACGAGGAGCTGGCGAAGCTGATCGAGGAGGAGCCGGAGGTCGTCCGCAGCGCGCGCCAGCTGAGCACGATCGAGGTCTCCCTCGACGCGCCCGTCGACCGCAGCGACCGCGACGCGAGCACCCTGGGCGAGCGCTTCGCGGACGAGGCCAGCGAGGACATCGAGGACGCGACGCACCAGAAGCTGATGCGCGAGTCGCTGCACAGCGCCCTCGCCCAGCACCTGACGCCGCGGGAGCGGAAGATCCTCGCGCTCTACTACGGCCTCGAGGAGGGGGCCGAGGAGATGACGCTGGAGCGCATCGGCGCGCTGATGGGCGTGACCCGCGAGCGCATCCGCCAGATCCGCGAGCGCGCCTTCGCGAAGCTGCGCGAGAGCGCGGACGGGACCGCCCTCGCCGGGTTCTGGCACGCGGCCTGA
- a CDS encoding FAD-linked oxidase C-terminal domain-containing protein — MAAHTAEIGGHALDADALARVAAALTAIVGERHVLRRPSALRVYDSDGLPGYHRQPALAVLPGTRDELVAVVRALAAEGAPFVARGAGTGLSGGSLADGIVVVGLNRLNRIVSIDAENALAVVEPGVVNVTLTRAVAPYGLHYAPDPSSQSACTIGGNVAENAGGPHCLKYGVTLNHVAAVTVLLPSGEIVTLGDADGEDDGYDLLGAFVGSEGCFGIALDVTVRLARDPQAVRTLLADFADMDDAARAVSRIIAAGIVPAALEMMDGAAIRAVEASIYAAGYPTDAAAILLCELDGLAAGLDEDAARVAALCRAEGARDVAVASDAAQRARLWQGRKKAFGAMGRIAPHLVLQDAVVPRTRLPAVLARIAEIGASHGVRIGNVFHAGDGNLHPNISYDAHDADESARVHAAMSEVMQACIDAGGTITGEHGVGLDKRDYMDALFDAPSLAAMCRLRDVFDPERRANPGKVVPVHACREWHATPAVRRHAGAAS; from the coding sequence ATGGCGGCGCACACTGCGGAGATCGGAGGGCACGCGCTGGACGCCGACGCGCTCGCGCGCGTGGCCGCGGCGCTGACCGCGATCGTCGGCGAGCGGCACGTGCTGCGGCGTCCCAGCGCGCTGCGCGTCTACGACTCCGACGGCCTGCCGGGCTACCACCGGCAGCCGGCGCTGGCGGTGCTGCCCGGCACGCGCGACGAGCTGGTGGCGGTGGTGCGCGCGCTGGCGGCGGAGGGCGCGCCGTTCGTCGCGCGTGGCGCGGGCACCGGGCTCTCGGGCGGCTCGCTCGCCGACGGCATCGTCGTCGTGGGGCTGAACCGGCTGAATCGCATCGTGTCGATCGACGCCGAGAACGCGCTCGCGGTGGTGGAGCCGGGCGTGGTGAACGTGACGCTGACGCGCGCGGTGGCGCCGTACGGGCTGCACTACGCGCCCGATCCGTCCAGCCAGAGCGCGTGCACCATCGGCGGCAACGTGGCGGAGAACGCGGGCGGGCCGCACTGCCTGAAGTACGGCGTGACGCTCAACCACGTCGCCGCCGTGACGGTGCTGCTGCCCAGCGGCGAGATCGTCACCCTCGGCGACGCGGACGGCGAGGACGACGGCTACGACCTGCTGGGCGCGTTCGTCGGCAGCGAGGGGTGCTTCGGCATCGCGCTCGACGTGACGGTGCGGCTGGCGCGCGATCCGCAGGCGGTGCGCACGCTGCTGGCCGACTTCGCCGACATGGACGACGCGGCGCGCGCGGTATCGCGCATCATCGCGGCCGGCATCGTCCCCGCCGCGCTGGAGATGATGGACGGCGCGGCGATCCGCGCGGTGGAGGCGTCGATCTACGCGGCCGGCTATCCGACGGACGCGGCGGCGATCCTGCTGTGCGAGCTCGATGGGCTGGCGGCGGGGCTGGACGAGGACGCGGCGCGCGTCGCGGCGCTCTGCCGGGCCGAGGGCGCGCGCGACGTGGCGGTGGCCAGCGACGCGGCGCAGCGCGCGCGCCTCTGGCAGGGGCGCAAGAAGGCGTTCGGCGCGATGGGCCGCATCGCCCCGCACCTCGTGCTCCAGGACGCGGTGGTGCCGCGCACGCGGCTGCCCGCGGTGCTCGCGCGCATCGCCGAGATCGGCGCGTCGCACGGCGTGCGCATCGGCAACGTCTTCCACGCGGGCGACGGCAACCTGCACCCGAACATCAGCTACGACGCGCACGACGCCGACGAGAGCGCGCGCGTGCACGCCGCGATGTCGGAGGTGATGCAGGCGTGCATCGACGCCGGCGGCACCATCACCGGCGAGCACGGCGTGGGGCTGGACAAGCGCGACTACATGGACGCGCTGTTCGACGCGCCGTCGCTGGCCGCGATGTGCCGGCTGCGCGACGTGTTCGATCCGGAGCGCCGCGCGAACCCGGGCAAGGTCGTGCCGGTGCACGCGTGCCGCGAGTGGCACGCGACGCCCGCCGTGCGCCGGCACGCGGGAGCCGCGTCGTGA